GTTGCTTTGGCCGGTGAAGAAAAAATACGGCAAGAAACTTTCATGGGCCGATCTGATGATTCTTGCTGGTAACTGTGCCCTTGAATCAATGGGGTTCAAAACATTTGGTTTTGCAGGTGGTCGTGAAGATGTGTGGGAACCACAGGAAGATGTTTATTGGGGAAGTGAAAAAAAGTGGCTGGGTGGTGATATCCGTTATGCGGAAGGATCTCCAGGTGTACCAAAAGATGACGCTGTTCTTGTATCTGATGATAAAGCCGATGGAAAGATCCATACACGTAACCTCGAAAATCCGTTGGGAGCTGTGCAAATGGGATTGATCTATGTTAACCCTGAAGGACCAGATGGAAATCCTGATCCGCTTGCTGCAGCAAAAGATATTCGTGAAACATTTGGCCGCATGGCAATGAATGATGAAGAGACTGTTGCATTAATTGCAGGTGGTCATAGCTTTGGTAAAACACATGGAGCTGCACCATCAGATCATGTTGGTAAAGAACCTGAAGCGGCAAGTATTGAAGAGCAAGGTCTTGGTTGGAAAAACAGTTATGGTACAGGTAAAGGTGCACATACTATTACAAGTGGTCTTGAAGGTACATGGACAACCACGCCTACAAAGTGGAGCAATAACTTTTTTGAAAACCTTTTTGGTTACGAGTGGGAATTAACAAAAAGTCCAGCAGGCGCACATCAGTGGAAGCCAAAAGGCGATGCCGGTGCAGGTTTAGTACCCGATGCACATGATGCTTCAAAACGTCATGCACCATTTATGTTAACAACAGATCTTTCATTAAGAATAGATCCGGAGTATGAAAAAATCTCCAGACGTTTCCTGGAAAATCCTGATCAGTTTGCAGATGCGTTTGCACGTGCATGGTTTAAACTCACTCACCGTGATATGGGACCAAAAGCACGTTACCTTGGTCCTGAAGTACCTGGTGAAGAATTGATCTGGCAAGATCCTGTTCCTGCACTAGATCATAAACTCATCGATGAAAAAGATATTGCGGAATTGAAAGCAAAGGTGCTTGCATCTGGTCTTACCATTTCACAGCTTGTATCAACAGCATGGGCATCAGCATCAACTTTCCGTGGAAGCGACAAACGTGGTGGTGCAAATGGTGCACGCATTCGTTTGGCACCGCAAAAAGATTGGGCAGTAAACAACCCTGCACAACTTGCTGTTGTATTATCAAAACTTGAAAGCATACAGAAAGAATTCAATGATGCACAAAGCGGCGGTAAAAAAGTTTCGCTTGCAGATCTTATTGTGCTTGCAGGATGTGTGGCTGTTGCACAGGCAGCAAAGAATGCAGGTTATGAAGTGAAAGTTCCATTTACACCCGGACGAACAGATGCAACACAGGAGCAAACAGATATTGAATCATTTGCTGTGCTTGAACCTGCTGCAGATGGTTTCCGCAATTACCTGAATGTGAAACGCTGTTTTGCAACATCAGAAGAAATGCTGATCGATAAAGCACAACTGTTAACCTTAACTGCACCTGAACTAACGGTGTTGGTTGGTGGCATGCGTGTGCTCGATACCAATTACGATGGTTCGAGACATGGTGTGTTTACAAAAACTCCGGGTACACTTACCAATGATTTCTTTGCAAACCTCATTGATTTTAGTATTACCTGGAAAGCTGCCGATCCTGTGCAACAAGGTTTCTTTGGAACCGACCGTGTAACGGGTGATTTAAAATGGACAGCAACTCGTGCAGATCTTGTATTTGGTAGTAACTCCGAGCTTCGTGCACTTGCAGAAGTGTATGCTTGTGAAGATGCGAAAGAGA
The DNA window shown above is from Lacibacter sp. H375 and carries:
- the katG gene encoding catalase/peroxidase HPI, translating into MDNNTSQAKCPFSGGALKQAAGGGTRNRDWWPNQLRLNILRQHSTLSNPMGESFNYAEEFKSLDLAAVKKDIFDVMTTSQDWWPADYGHYGPFFIRMAWHSAGTYRISDGRGGGGAGQQRFAPLNSWPDNVNLDKARLLLWPVKKKYGKKLSWADLMILAGNCALESMGFKTFGFAGGREDVWEPQEDVYWGSEKKWLGGDIRYAEGSPGVPKDDAVLVSDDKADGKIHTRNLENPLGAVQMGLIYVNPEGPDGNPDPLAAAKDIRETFGRMAMNDEETVALIAGGHSFGKTHGAAPSDHVGKEPEAASIEEQGLGWKNSYGTGKGAHTITSGLEGTWTTTPTKWSNNFFENLFGYEWELTKSPAGAHQWKPKGDAGAGLVPDAHDASKRHAPFMLTTDLSLRIDPEYEKISRRFLENPDQFADAFARAWFKLTHRDMGPKARYLGPEVPGEELIWQDPVPALDHKLIDEKDIAELKAKVLASGLTISQLVSTAWASASTFRGSDKRGGANGARIRLAPQKDWAVNNPAQLAVVLSKLESIQKEFNDAQSGGKKVSLADLIVLAGCVAVAQAAKNAGYEVKVPFTPGRTDATQEQTDIESFAVLEPAADGFRNYLNVKRCFATSEEMLIDKAQLLTLTAPELTVLVGGMRVLDTNYDGSRHGVFTKTPGTLTNDFFANLIDFSITWKAADPVQQGFFGTDRVTGDLKWTATRADLVFGSNSELRALAEVYACEDAKEKFVNDFVAAWNKVMNLDRFDLA